Proteins found in one Allorhizobium pseudoryzae genomic segment:
- the ctaD gene encoding cytochrome c oxidase subunit I — protein MTELGPLLSEDERAAQEKRLRDVWRTPSGWRYWTSVNNSEIGMWYGCAAFSFMLFAGLLALLVRLQLAVPDNDLLTADFFNQAFTLHGTVMMFLFAVPIFEAVAIFVLPSMLGSRELPFPRLSAFGFWSFAIGGVFVCGSIFFGAAPNSGWFMYPPLATDKDQTGIGADIWLLGLSFIEVASIAAAVELIVGIMKCRAPGMRINMMPLFAWYLLVVAGMILFAFPPLIAGDLLFEMQRMFDWPFFDADRGGDPLLWQHLFWIFGHPEVYIIFLPAIALMAMIVPTFAQRPIVGYSWIVLAAVGTGFLSFGLWVHHMFATGLPQISLAFFSAASEAVVIPTGVQIFVFIATMLAGRVVFSVPMLFGAGGLAIFIIGGLTGVMVALVPFDWQAHDTYFIVAHLHYVLIGGMLFPVTAGIYYFYPFFSGKMLSARIGKIAFWLMFIGFNVGFFPMHFTGLRGMPRRVFTYPAEMGWDWLNLISTIGAFIFAAGFALVVIDVVRPKKSQPHAPQNPWNAGTLEWLNEPEENWGLRSIPIISSRYPLWDQPDLKQHIKDGRFYLPDAETGHRETLVTSVLDGEPLQVLRVGGTSHVTMLAALLLGGVFIALTFEWWWVTIACGFGTLFAILYWLWTGTAPIPETEYRDAGLGKKFPLYVSGPASVGWWAMFITMVGDATAFASLAFGYFFYWTIHDDFTGGHGGPGLFWPMWAAGLFVLAWLSMVVARSINERNLKGLTRLLLVLSFVLTLCGTAAGLMGPYSFGLEPTAHVYPAVVWILVIWTSVHALVALIMQLYCLARSFAGRLTAAYDQDLHNVVLYWHFMLFTAVVTFVTIGLFPSLR, from the coding sequence ATGACTGAGCTCGGACCGCTCCTTTCCGAAGACGAGCGCGCCGCGCAGGAAAAACGCCTGCGGGATGTCTGGCGCACGCCGTCCGGGTGGCGCTACTGGACCTCGGTCAACAACAGCGAAATCGGCATGTGGTACGGCTGCGCGGCCTTTTCCTTCATGCTGTTTGCCGGTCTGCTCGCACTTCTGGTGCGCCTGCAACTGGCCGTGCCGGACAACGATCTGCTGACGGCCGATTTCTTCAACCAGGCTTTCACCCTGCACGGCACGGTGATGATGTTCCTGTTTGCGGTGCCGATCTTCGAGGCGGTGGCGATCTTCGTCCTGCCGTCCATGCTGGGGTCGCGTGAGCTGCCGTTTCCGCGGCTTTCGGCCTTCGGCTTCTGGAGTTTTGCCATCGGCGGCGTCTTCGTCTGCGGCTCGATCTTCTTTGGTGCGGCGCCCAACAGCGGCTGGTTCATGTATCCGCCGCTCGCCACCGACAAGGACCAGACGGGCATCGGCGCGGACATCTGGCTGCTTGGCCTGTCCTTCATCGAGGTCGCGTCCATTGCGGCGGCCGTGGAACTGATCGTCGGCATCATGAAGTGCCGTGCGCCCGGCATGCGCATCAACATGATGCCGCTGTTTGCCTGGTACCTGCTGGTGGTGGCCGGGATGATCCTGTTTGCCTTCCCGCCGCTGATCGCCGGCGACCTGCTGTTCGAAATGCAGCGCATGTTCGACTGGCCCTTCTTCGACGCGGATCGGGGCGGCGATCCGCTTCTTTGGCAGCATCTGTTCTGGATCTTCGGCCACCCGGAAGTCTACATCATCTTCCTGCCGGCGATCGCGCTGATGGCGATGATCGTGCCGACCTTCGCCCAGCGGCCGATCGTCGGTTATTCGTGGATCGTGCTGGCGGCGGTGGGCACCGGCTTCCTGAGCTTCGGGCTCTGGGTGCACCACATGTTCGCGACGGGCCTGCCGCAGATCTCGCTCGCCTTTTTCTCTGCCGCCTCGGAGGCGGTCGTCATCCCGACCGGGGTGCAGATCTTCGTCTTCATCGCCACCATGCTGGCGGGCCGCGTCGTCTTTTCGGTGCCAATGCTGTTTGGCGCCGGCGGACTTGCGATCTTCATCATCGGCGGCCTGACCGGCGTGATGGTGGCGCTCGTGCCCTTCGACTGGCAGGCGCATGATACCTATTTCATCGTCGCGCATCTGCATTACGTGTTGATCGGCGGCATGCTGTTTCCGGTGACGGCGGGCATCTACTATTTCTACCCGTTCTTTTCCGGCAAGATGCTTTCTGCCCGCATCGGCAAGATCGCCTTCTGGCTGATGTTTATTGGCTTCAACGTCGGCTTCTTCCCGATGCATTTCACCGGCCTGCGGGGCATGCCGCGCCGTGTCTTTACCTATCCGGCCGAGATGGGCTGGGATTGGCTCAACCTCATCTCCACCATCGGCGCCTTCATCTTCGCCGCCGGCTTCGCGCTTGTCGTGATCGATGTCGTGCGGCCGAAGAAGAGCCAGCCGCATGCGCCGCAAAACCCGTGGAATGCCGGCACGCTGGAATGGCTGAACGAGCCGGAGGAAAACTGGGGCCTGCGGTCGATCCCGATCATCAGCAGCCGTTATCCGCTGTGGGATCAGCCTGATCTCAAACAGCACATCAAGGATGGCCGCTTCTATCTGCCCGATGCGGAGACGGGACACCGCGAGACGCTGGTCACCTCGGTGCTGGATGGCGAACCGCTGCAGGTGCTGCGCGTCGGCGGCACCTCGCATGTGACCATGCTGGCGGCGCTTCTGCTCGGCGGCGTCTTCATCGCGCTGACCTTCGAGTGGTGGTGGGTCACGATCGCCTGCGGTTTCGGGACGTTGTTTGCCATCCTCTACTGGCTTTGGACGGGAACGGCACCCATCCCGGAAACGGAATATCGGGACGCGGGCCTGGGGAAGAAATTCCCGCTCTATGTCTCCGGTCCTGCTTCGGTTGGCTGGTGGGCAATGTTCATCACCATGGTCGGCGATGCGACCGCCTTTGCGAGCCTCGCCTTCGGCTACTTCTTCTATTGGACGATCCACGATGATTTTACCGGCGGGCATGGCGGCCCAGGCCTGTTCTGGCCGATGTGGGCGGCCGGGCTGTTCGTTCTGGCCTGGCTCTCGATGGTGGTTGCCCGTTCCATCAACGAACGGAACCTGAAGGGCCTGACGCGCCTGCTTCTGGTGCTCTCCTTTGTCCTGACCCTTTGCGGCACGGCGGCGGGACTGATGGGACCTTACAGTTTCGGCCTCGAGCCGACCGCGCATGTCTATCCTGCCGTCGTCTGGATCCTGGTC